The following proteins come from a genomic window of Suricata suricatta isolate VVHF042 chromosome 5, meerkat_22Aug2017_6uvM2_HiC, whole genome shotgun sequence:
- the RWDD2B gene encoding RWD domain-containing protein 2B isoform X1 produces the protein MRPQLSVQQKTRGSSTEWGAITPEIYGYPKMIEIEQAEAQLSELDLLTSMFPGENELLVNDQLALAEVKDCIEKRTMDGRSSKLYFTINMNLDISEEEMVMFSLACILPFKYPEVLPEITVRSVSLSRSQQTQLNTDLTAYLQKNCLGDVCILNATEWVREHASAYISRDTTPSPAPGSTVQPVDLILTRLWIYSHHIYNKCKRKNILEWAKELSLSGFSMPGKPGVVCVEGPQSACEEFWSRLRKLNWKRILIRHREDIPFDGTNDKMERERKFSCFEEKVFSVNGARGNHMDFGQLYQFLNAKGCADVFQMFFGVEGQ, from the exons AAATTTACGGATATCCAAAAATGATTGAGATTGAACAGGCAGAAGCCCAGCTCTCTGAGCTGGACCTGCTCACCAGTATGTTCCCCGGTGAGAACGAGCTCCTAGTGAATGACCAGCTGGCTTTAGCTGAAGTGAAAGATTGTATTGAAAAGAGAACGATGGATGGACGATCTTCAAAACTTTACTTTACTATCAATATGAACCTGGACATATCTGAGGAAGAAATG GTGATGTTTTCTCTGGCCTGTATTCTTCCCTTTAAATACCCTGAAGTTCTGCCTGAAATTACTGTCAG ATCAGTATCACTAAGTCGATCCCAGCAGACTCAGCTGAACACAGACCTGACTGCATACCTGCAAAAGAACTGTCTTGGAGATGTCTGTATACTGAATGCCACAGAGTGGGTTAGAGAACATGCTTCCGCCTATATCAGCAGAGACACCACACCTTCCCCTGCTCCAGGAAGTACAGTCCAACCAGTTGATCTCATTCTCACAAGACTGTGGATCTATAGCCATCACATCTACAACAAgtgcaaaagaaagaatattctagAGTGGGCAAAGGAGCTTTCCCTGTCTGGATTTAGCATGCCTGGGAAACCTGGTGTTGTTTGTGTGGAAGGCCCACAAAGTGCCTGTGAAGAATTCTGGTCAAG ACTCAGAAAGTTAAACTGGAAGAGAATTTTAATTCGCCATCGAGAAGACATCCCTTTTGATGGtacaaatgacaaaatggaaagagaaagaaaattttcatgttttgaaGAAAAAGTGTTCAGTGTGAATGGAGCCAGAGGAAATCATATGGACTTCGGTCAGCTGTATCAGTTTTTAAACGCCAAAGGATGTGCGGATGTCTTCCAGATGTTCTTTGGTGTGGAAGGACAATGA
- the RWDD2B gene encoding RWD domain-containing protein 2B isoform X2: protein MIEIEQAEAQLSELDLLTSMFPGENELLVNDQLALAEVKDCIEKRTMDGRSSKLYFTINMNLDISEEEMVMFSLACILPFKYPEVLPEITVRSVSLSRSQQTQLNTDLTAYLQKNCLGDVCILNATEWVREHASAYISRDTTPSPAPGSTVQPVDLILTRLWIYSHHIYNKCKRKNILEWAKELSLSGFSMPGKPGVVCVEGPQSACEEFWSRLRKLNWKRILIRHREDIPFDGTNDKMERERKFSCFEEKVFSVNGARGNHMDFGQLYQFLNAKGCADVFQMFFGVEGQ from the exons ATGATTGAGATTGAACAGGCAGAAGCCCAGCTCTCTGAGCTGGACCTGCTCACCAGTATGTTCCCCGGTGAGAACGAGCTCCTAGTGAATGACCAGCTGGCTTTAGCTGAAGTGAAAGATTGTATTGAAAAGAGAACGATGGATGGACGATCTTCAAAACTTTACTTTACTATCAATATGAACCTGGACATATCTGAGGAAGAAATG GTGATGTTTTCTCTGGCCTGTATTCTTCCCTTTAAATACCCTGAAGTTCTGCCTGAAATTACTGTCAG ATCAGTATCACTAAGTCGATCCCAGCAGACTCAGCTGAACACAGACCTGACTGCATACCTGCAAAAGAACTGTCTTGGAGATGTCTGTATACTGAATGCCACAGAGTGGGTTAGAGAACATGCTTCCGCCTATATCAGCAGAGACACCACACCTTCCCCTGCTCCAGGAAGTACAGTCCAACCAGTTGATCTCATTCTCACAAGACTGTGGATCTATAGCCATCACATCTACAACAAgtgcaaaagaaagaatattctagAGTGGGCAAAGGAGCTTTCCCTGTCTGGATTTAGCATGCCTGGGAAACCTGGTGTTGTTTGTGTGGAAGGCCCACAAAGTGCCTGTGAAGAATTCTGGTCAAG ACTCAGAAAGTTAAACTGGAAGAGAATTTTAATTCGCCATCGAGAAGACATCCCTTTTGATGGtacaaatgacaaaatggaaagagaaagaaaattttcatgttttgaaGAAAAAGTGTTCAGTGTGAATGGAGCCAGAGGAAATCATATGGACTTCGGTCAGCTGTATCAGTTTTTAAACGCCAAAGGATGTGCGGATGTCTTCCAGATGTTCTTTGGTGTGGAAGGACAATGA